The DNA window CCAGGACCTGGAGGCCAAAGTGGCGACCTCGGGGGACTCATTCTATATCCGGGTCAACCTGGCCATGGAGGGGAGAGCCAAGGGGGAGCTTCAAGTGCATTGCAACGAGGTCCTCCACGTCACCGACACCATGTTCCAGGGCTGCGGCTGCTGGCACGCCCACCGCGTGAACCCTTACACCATGAAGGATGCTGCTGCGCACGGCACCATCCCCAACTACTCCGGGTGAGCAGCTGCGGCGAGCTCCGTGTGTCCCCAGAGAGGCCCACAGGGAAACGGCACCcagcctgcctcggcttcctcctcctgcccagcAATAGAGGGTGGGTGTGGTGAGACCCCCTAAGGAGGGAAGCCTGCCAAGATCACTGCTGAAGATGTTGTTTCTTTGTGATGGATGATTTCTATCTTGCAAATGAAATGTTCATTCTAGAACATTCTAGATCTGGGTTTCTCAGCTCTAGCACCATGGACGTTTGGGGCTGGATCTCTGTTTGTGGTGGGGCCGTCCTGGGCACTGCAGGATGTTGAGTAGCATCCATGGCCTCCCTACCCAGGATGCCAGGAGCACTCCCAtgccccagttgtgacaaccagaaATGTCTCCATATGTTGCCAAGAGTCCCCTGGTTCTAGGACAGTCTTGGTCTTAGCACTGAAAGCCCCACTTGCAGGGAAGCCCCTCGGTCCTGGGCAAGCTGGGACAGCTGGTCACCCTCCCTGAGGAGTGATACTGCCCCCTGCCTCGCTCCGTTGAAAACCATTGCTCTAGATCAGCCTATGGGAGGCTCCAAGGTTCAAGTGCACGGAACACACAGTGCCAGAAAGCACAGGTGTTGAGCCCAGCACCCCCATCACTTATTGTAAACTCACGTTCCCTGGGAATCGGAGCCAGCAGGTCTGGGGAGAGGCCTGGcactctgcatttctaacagctCTCTCGGTGACTCCAGGCTGCAGGTCACAGACCCACCATGAATATTGAGGTTCTGGAGGGGGGCCCTGTACACTGGCTGCTCAACAGCACCCCCTGGGTCTCGCCCCAGGACAAGTCAATCAGCATCTCCAGAGGTGGGCTAAGGCCCTGGAGTGTTTTGAAAGCTCTGGAGACTGGGATGGCCGCCAGGGTAGAGCGCTCTGGCCTGCAGCAAAGGGGTGTGTGGAGCTCTAGGTAGAGGGCCTCCTCTCCCACTCAGCCATCTCCCCCACTCTCCCCTGCTTGGCTCTCCCCTGCCCCGCtctcctggcaggaggcagctgggTCAGGGCCTCTCCTGTTCTCCGCAGGGCTCAGCAGCAGCTCATAGCCCTCATCCAGGACATGACTCAGCAGTGCGCCGTCACCCGCAAGGTGAGGCTCCAGGAGGGGCCTGGCCCCCACTGGGGTGGGCTGGAAGAGGGGCTCGGTGCTGGCAGGGAGGCAGGGGGCACCGTGTGGAGAGTGTGGGCTGCGGATTGGAGGAGGGTGACCCCACCTGTCTCTCCTCTGGGCCCCTTCAAATCAGGGCAGGCTCTGCAGCCCCCGCCCAGCCTACAGGCTCTTGCACAGTGTAGACACACCTCACGCCGCTCTCAGAGTATCTGATTCTCTGCATCACTCCCAGCTCACCCCAGTGCCAGTCATCTCCCTGAATTCCCATTCCTCTGCATCAGACACCTTTGTGCTCTCCAGACACGGGACACTTGGCAGGTTGCTAAGCACCTGCCTCTCCGTGCGGTTGCTAAGAACCATGGGACGGTGCTCAGCCAGTCCCTGCCGATGATACAGGGCTGAGCACTGGGGAGACCTCTGcccttcctcctgcctttgcaGCCTGCCCCTCACTGTAGGGCCCTGCTTTGTGGCTGTTGACCTGAGgactccctcccccctcccaccccctggCACGGGCCCTGGGCATTCTGGCTGTTCAGTGGGCACAGTCTGATAGTGCAGAGACCACACTGGATTTGCTGATGGGGTAGGGTGTGAAGACAGGGGGGTGTTGGGCCTGTGTTGATGGCTTCAACAGCTTCTCCTCATCCCTTCTCCGTCCCTCCTTCAGCTGTCTTCTGGGGGACCACAGAAGCTGGTCCGCATCGTCAGTATAGACAAAGCCAAGGCCAGCCCTCTGTGTTCGTCGTTTGACAGGGGCCAGCTGGACCCCAGCAGGATGGAGGGTGAGGCCTGGTGAGCTGGCACAGGGGCCGCTGGCTCCGAGCGGGTGAGGGGCTTTCGGAGCTGCTGCTAGTTGGTCAGCTGGGGCCGGGGGATGCCACTCATTTAGGCCAGGATCTGCTCTTCAAGAAtcatggggctgggcatggtggctcacacctgtagtcccagctactcgggaggctgaggcaggagaatcgcttgaacccgggaggcagaggtggcagtgagccgagatagcgccactgcactccagcctgggcaataagagcaaaactccgtctcaggaaaaaaaaaaaaaagttcaggagaGGAGTACAGGGGCCCAGGACAGAGGAAGGGCTGGGACGCTGCGCCCTGGGAGGATGGGTAAGGAGAAGGGTGCCGCTCTCCCAGATcctttggaagaaagaaaatcctgGCTTCCGCCATCCTCCCTTGGGCCTAGAGGAAAACAGGATTAAGTTGCAGGCTGCAAAGCGGTGCCTGGAGAGCCACAAAGCTGTGTAACCCATGTGCAAAGGAGCCACTCAGCCAGGGGCTATGGAACTTGGTGCGAGTCCGCTGAGCCTGTGCGCCTGGAATTCTAGGTGCTGGGGCTGCTGCAGTGAGCAAAGCAGACCCAGTCCCTCCCAGGGCAGGGTGGGCTGGCCGGGGACTGCCGCAGCCTCACCCACCCCCAGGATCCTCTCCTCCACAGGCTCCAGCGCGTGCTTCTGGGCCGAGAGCTGCTTCACCCTGGTGCCCTACACTCTGGTGCGGCCCCATCGACCCGCCCGGCCCCGGCCTGTGCTCTTCGTGCCCAGGGTGGTTGGGAAGATCCTGAGCGAGAAGCTGTGCCTCCTCCAAGGGTTTAAGAAGTGCCTGGCAGGTATGCTGTTGCCTGGGAAtccctccacccctccctccacccctccctcccttctcccttcctccctcctccttccctctctccttccctcccccactaCGTGCATTCCCACACTCACCTGCTGTGTCCAGATAGTTCAGGATGGAGGTGCAGGGCCCGGGGTGTGTGCAGGGCACAGAGCGGGGTGTGCAGGGCACAGAGGGGGGCGTGCAGGGCACAGGGGGGGCGTGCAGGGCACAGAGGGGGGCGTGCAGGGCACAGGGGGGGCGTGCAGGGCACGGGGGGGCGTGCAGGGCACGGGGGGGGCGTGCAGGGCACAGGGGGGGCGTGCAGGGCACGGGGGGGCGTGCAGGGCACGGGGGGGCGTGCAGGGCACAGAGGGGGCGTGCAGGGCACAGAGTGGGATGTGCAGGGCACAGAGGGGGGCGTGCAGGGCACGGGGGGGGCGTGCAGGGCACAGAGGGGTATGTGCAGGGCACAGGGCGGGGCGTGCAGGGTCAGGTTTGTCGAGCGGATGCCCTAAGAAGAGCTTCTCCCAGGGCTGGCGGGGTCCACGGGGACAGGGGTATTTACCATGGGGCTCCCTCGGACCCCCACGCAGCTGGTGGATGACGGCCCTGTCCAATGTCACCTGTAGAGTACTTGAGCCAGGAGGAGTATGAGGCCTGGAGCCAGAGAGGGGACATCGTCCAGGAGGGAGAGGTGTCTGGGGGCCGCTGCTGGGTAACCCGCCATGCTGTGGAGTCCCTCATGGAAAAGGTGAGGGCAAGGGCGGGGTGCGCAGGGGAGCTGTCCTGGGAAGGGTTTCGGGAATGCAGAGGAGTGGGATGAGATAAAGGTGCAGGGACCAACCTGGACCTGGGTGACCTTGTCGCTGACCTCTGGGCCCCAATATCCCAGCAGGAGCCCAAACCTCGTCTCAGCCAGTTACGATCCACGGGACCATGGGTGAGGTCTCCCAGCTCCTTGAGCTTCGGGGATGTTTTTTCAGCTTGGGGGATGTTTAATAGATATTTGTTCGAGAATGAATAAATCTCAGATAACGACACTCTCCATGTTTGAAGATGCACACACATGAAAAGCAGCTCCCCGTGAACCATAGCTTTGTGTCTGCACGGGCCTGGGAAGCAGAGTCTGGCATCAGGGTGCCTCCTGTAGGGGTTGGCGGAGCTCCATGCCAAGTTCGCCTCTGTCCCCAGAGCTCACAATTTCTAGATTTTCACAGTGAAAAATCAAAGGGATGGAAACTCTTAAGACTGCACAGCAAGCAGCCTCATTTAGAAAGTGGCAAACTCAGCTGGGCctggggctcacacctgtcatcccagctttaggaagctgaggtgagaggatcgcttgagcccaggagttcaagaccagcctgagcaacatagtgagacccctgtctctaaaaaaattttaaaaataaaaagagaagaaagtggctgggcacagtggctcatgcctgtaatccctgcactttgggaggcctaggcgggaagactgcttgagcccaggagtttgagaccagcctgagcaacacagtgagacacccgtctctacaaaaaatttaaaacctaaaaaaattaaaagtgggccaggcgcagtggctcacacctgtaatcccagcactttgggaggctgaggcgggcggatcacctcatGAGAtcaagatggagaccatcctggctaacacggtgaaaccctgtctctactaaaaatacaaaaaattagccgggcgtggtggcgggtgcctgtaagtcccagctactcgggaggctgaggcaggagaatggcgtgaacctgggaggcagagcttgcagtgagctgagatcgtgccactgcactccagcctgggagacagagcgagactccgtctcaaaaaaaaaaaaaagagaaaagaaagtgacaAGCTCTCTTCCCCCATCTTCTCTACAAAATTCAGCTCTCCCCAGCTCCTACCCTGCCCTCAGCCTGTCTGGAGGGCCCTTCAGACCTGGGCGTGGGCTCCCTTTGCTTCCTCAGAGGcccgtgatcttgactcacttctccctctccctcccacaaAGAACACCCATGCCCTCCTGGACATCCGGCTGGACGGTGTCTGCGCCCTGCACGGGATGGACATCTTCCCCATGGTCATCCACGTCTCTGTCAACGAGAAGATGGCAAAGAAGCTCAAGTAGGTACACACTGGGGGTTGGGCAGGGGCTTTGAAGCGGCTCCTGGGCTCCCCTGAAGCCCATGGCAGGTGCCTCCGCACTTACTGGGGCTCGGCTAGCACAATCTAATCCTTGTTGGCTAAggacggaaaaaaaaaaagtaaaaaaaagactGGTTTCCTGGGGACAGACCGAGATGTCCTGCTACTGTGCCCTTTCTACTCCAGGAACCAAGGCTGTGTTGTAGACAACTGCCTCCCACCACTGGGCCTGGGGCCTGTTTTCTTTACAAGGTCCCCTCAAAGCGAGGCCCTCTGTGTTCAGGGGTGTTTGGGTGCATGTCATCACTACTCTAGCCGGGGCTCCTGGGCGCCTTGCTCTCCCCTGAGCCCGCCCCATCCCATCTCTGGCCTGTGCAGGAAGGGCCTACAGCGGCTGGGCACCTCAGAGGAGCAGCTCCTGGAGGCCGCCAGGCAGGAGGAGGGACACCTGGACCGGACTCCCTGTCTATACAGCAGCCTGGCTCCTGACAGCTGGAGCGACCTGGACGGCCTAGTCAGCTGTGTCCGCCAGGCCATCGCCGACGAGCAGAAGAAGGTGGTGTGGACGGAGCAGAACCCCCGATGATGTACCGTGCCCCTTCCTGGGACGGTGGGGGCCTCTGCGTGCCTGTTAATGCGGTCCTGTTCCTGAGCCCAGACCCTACTGGCACAGCTGTGGGCTCTTGGCTCATGAGGCCTGCTGTCCCCTCTGGCTGGGGTCTAACCTTGAACCCTCACCACGTGCAGGTCACACACGGTGAAGCCACTTGTAACTGCACACTTTTCTGTGGAAACATCTTCACCTTTCACCAGGCTTGGCATGGTCTGGACTGGAGACCCTGAGAAGGTTTCTGCAGTGGGACAGGAGGGACGTCTTCCCACGCCTTCCCTGGAACCGGAGGCCCCGGGCCTGTCTGGAGAACCGCCTGTCTGCAGACCTGATTCAAACCTGTGGGGGCTGCACTTCCCTTTACAATTCTGAAGTGTCAAAGGCTCACTCCAAAAGCACAGAGGCAGCGGGTGGGGAGTCTGGGTGGCCCCCAAGGTTGCTGCCACCCTTGCCTGGGGCAGAGGCACAAGCCCACATATGCTGTGACCCTGGCCACCTTTTCTCAGCTTCTGAGGCTGCGATGCCTCAGGAACTCCAGTTTACAGAGACCAGTGTGTTTACTTGTAAATAAAGCCTCTGGGTGGTGGAGATGGTACTTTCAGTGGGTCTGTGCCCCGTGGCCTCCATGCCCGTTCGGTGGGGGTGTCCCAGAGAAGCCTGGCACCAGTCTCCCTGTACAAGGCCCGGCAGACTCTGCCTTCCCCCGACCTGGCTTTGCACCCCAGCCCTTCTTGGGCCAAACATCTTCACTGCACCTTCAGAGCTCGGGGAGGACCCAGGTCCCCCAGCGCCTGGCCTTGCCTCCGCCTCCTCGGGCTGTTGCAGACTGAAGGTCATTTTGACAGCAGTGTCCAAGAATCAGGAAGCTGTTCTAGAATTCAGGTTGGAATCATCATAAACGAGTTCAGAAAAAGAACTTCTgcatattttactaaaataaaaagcttttacaATAGCTGGCCTATGGCTTCCTCCAGCCCACCCCAGTATGGAGTGATGGGGAGAGAAGGGCGAGGGGAGCCACCCACTCAAGGAAGCGCCCTCTCCTTCGAGGGGTGTCCAGGCCGGGCTTCTGCTCCTGAGGTGGGTGGAGGCAGGGCAGGAACGGCGCATCCTCCCAGCAACGCTGACGTCACCCAAGAATTAACCCAAGCCAGAGGACGGGCATCGCCACCCAGCACTGCCAGTGCCACCCAAGAATTAACCCAAGCCAGAGGACGGGCATCACCACCCAGCACTGCCAGTGCCACCCAAGAATTAACCCAAGCCAGAGGACGGGCATTGCCATACCTTCATCTTTGGACACTCTCAAAAAAGATAAGCTTCTGCCCAGAAGCACCACAGGTTCAAGCTCATCACTCAGGGAACCTGCCGCCAATCAGCCGAAACCTGCCTGGGGACCAGGTACTTGACCGTGGCGCAGAACAGAAGAAGCAGAAACCTGCCCAAAGGTTGTTCAAAGGCTTCCTCTAGGCCAGACGCTGGTAAGAGCCAGGCGCTGTGCTCCCAGGTGAGTGTAGGTGGGACCTGTGTACTGCCCACGCGGCACCGAAGCCCTTGCCTGCTATCCGTGAAGGGCTCATAAGTATCTGTGGCTGCCAAAGCCTAAAGAGGGCCTCAAGCCTCCCATTTGCAGGTCCCCAAACCAAGCCAGAAAACAAGACTCCCTTGTCATGGGCTGGGGGTGCTGCCCTGTCCACAGATCACACACGTCTAGAATTCCCGTGCCGGGACGTGGTTCAGACACGAGGACGGCCGTGTCGTCTGCCATGATGGCAGTGCCCCTGGTGGTGGAGGGGCTGGGCACATGCTCTGGTCCCCCTCCAGGCACTGGCAGGAGTGACCCCACGGGAAGGAAGAACCCTCCTTGGATGGGAGTGTAGACGGAAGGGTGTTGTCAGTGCTCCCCAGGCTGGCCGGCCACAGGGACGTGTCTGGGATGTGTGCACAGGCCTCCTGGGATGGTCACAGCTCGTTGTGGAGGGGCTGGCACTGGGGAGAGAGCTTCTCCTCCAGGACGCCGTCGGGGGCACACACCCAGGGGTCGTGGGTCTCCCACTGCCACTTGGTCAGCTGGGCCCGAAGCATCTCTAGAACCTGAGCAAAGCGCGGGTCGGCGGCTAGGTTCTGGGTCTCGTGGGGGTCCCGGCTCTGGTCGTAGAGCTCCCAGCGCGCCCGGTAGTAGTAATGATGGAGGTCCTTGTACCAGCCTGTGGGCTGGCCAGCTGTGGTGCGGTTCAGGAGGTCCTGGAAGGTGGGTGAGACGTAGAAATCCTGGTCGATGGGAAAGGGCATCTTGAAGTTGAGGTTGTGCACGAGGCGGAAGTTCCGGTGCTGCACGGAGCGCATGGGGTAGGACATGGTGACCTCATGGTGGCTCTGGCTGCCAAAGACGGTGGCCCAGAGGGGCTCGGCCTCCAGCGCTGGCAGGAGGGACCGGCCAGTGAGGTGGATGGTCTTTGAGCCAAAGATGGTGTAGCTGGGGTACGGGATGGAGAACCAATCCAAGATGgtgggcgtgaggtctggaagggAAGCGGCATCTCAGAGCAGCAGAGCCCTCAGCACACAGGACTGCCCTTGGAAGGGCCGAACCTATGCCACTCTGGGCGGCTACCCTCTCCAATCCAATCAGCAGCGGGAGGTGCCTTGTCGAGCACCTCTCACCGCCATGTCATCTCTCTGGGCCATGGTGCCTTGAATGGTATAACAAGAGGCCCTGATTCGGTGACATTTAGGATCCTTCTAAAATCCTATGGACCAGAAAAGAAGTCTATTTTTCAGCAGCTCATCTACTCCAGCCCTGTGGTGGGTGTGGCCGTAGTGCTCCTGGCTTATAATCTGGGGCCAGAGAGAGATGTGGGCCCGAGCTTGGAGGGAAAGGGAACCTGAGTTTGCTGCTGCCCTGGGCCCACCCCACCTGGAGGCTCTGCCAGGCCGTGGGCAGGACACGCGAGCCTCTGCCCTGTGCCGAGGGGCTCACCCCAAGCCCCTCACAAGGTCTTCCTGCAGTTCTATCTTTGTCTGCACGTCCATAACATGGGACTAGATGTCTCAGGCCTTTTTAGAAATGAGCAGGGTCATGAGGTGCTTTGGGTCCCCCAGGAAGGCAGGATGGGGTGCACAGATGCTCAAAGGGGGGTCCCCAAGCCCACAGTATCGgcctcacctgggaacttgtcagACATGCAAATGCTTGAGCCCGCCAAAATCTGCTGAATGGGACACTCTGGGGGTTGCAATTTGGACATTAACAAgcattccaggtgattctgaagcTCATTGGAGGTAGGCGAGAAAAGGCAATGGTTTTGAAAGCAGTGGGATCTAGGCGAGAATCCTAGCTTAGTGCTTATCAGCTGTGCAGTCCTGAGCCgcttacttcacctctctgagcctcatcctTTTCCTCTGCAGAGTGGAAGTGACAGTCCCTTCCTCACCCAGATGACCTGAGAGCCACGTTAGGTGATGGGTGTGGAGCAACATCTGACAGGTCGTGGCCCCGTCCCAGATCCACGCCCACCCCTTCCCTGATGGAGACAGACAGGCGTACCTAGGAGGCTCACGTAGGCCTCGCTGACTTGGCCCCAGCGTTTTGGGTGCTCCGGGGATGACACCAGTAAGGGTTCAGCAGTGCCCGGCCAGTACAGGTTGGTCCTGCCGCTGGGGAAGGGGATTCCGTTGTCGGACGTGAAGATCACCAGTGTGTCATTCAGGACACCCGCGTCACGCAGCTCCTGGAGCACAAGTCCAACTCCTGCGGTGAGGGGCCGGGAAGCAGCGCTCAGCTGCAGACACGCACGGAGGCAGGGGTGTGTGCAGACCCACCCGCTGCTTCATCTGGCCACTGGGCTCAGCGCTTTCCGGATTTGAAAGCATCCTGTAGTTCTTCCCACTAGCCCTGGCTCTTGCCCGGCTCTGCCCAGCTCCCATTGCCTGAGCAGGCCTCGAATAGGCCTCCAGGGACTCCAGTCATCCCTTGGCACTTCTGTGTCACCCCCAGGCAGCTGCTCCCTGGTGCCCGCCGGCTTCTGAGTTTTCTGGAATCTCGTGTCTGTCCCATGGAGCAAATAGGGCAGGGGCCAGAAGACAAGGTTTCCTCTGTACCCGCTCTTTCCCAGGTCACTAAGAATTAACGGCACCAACAGGGAAATGGCAAAGGTCCCGACCTCCTGTTGTGGGTTAAATGATGATCCCCGAGCCCAAAAGACATGTGTGCTGGAATCTGTGAAGGGGGCCTTGTTTGGAAAGGGGAACTTTGCAGATAAAGATCCTGGGACAAAATTACCCTGCAGTACTCAGGCAGGCCCTAAATCCGACAGGGTCCTTATAAGCAgcagaaacaggctgggcgcggtgcctcactcctgtaatcccggcactttgggaggctgaggcaggcggatcacgaggtcaggagttcaagaccagcttagccaatatggtgaaaccctgtctctactaaaaatataaaaattagctgggcatggtggtgggcgactgcagtcccagctactctggaggctgagacagaagaatcgcttaaacccgggaggtggtggttgtagtgagccgagattgtgccactgcactccagcctgggcaacagagcgagactcggtctcaggaaaaaaaaaaaaaaaaaaaaagaagcggagacacagacagaagaggagacaggAAAAAAGGCCGCGTGAAGGCTTAAGCGGGGATGGGGGTGATGCTACCGCCAGCCTAGGAACACTGAGCACTGGCGCAgcccccagaagctggaagaggaaagGCAGGGTGTCCCCTACACCTTCAGGGGAGCgtgaccctgctgacaccttgatttcaaacttctggcttccagaactgtgagagtaCAAATTTTGGTTGCTGTAAGCCATCCGGTTCACGCGGCTTTTTCGGACAACCACAAAAACTCACATACCTCAAGTTCTCCATCTGCCTACACTAGGGAACTCCAAACCCCCGAATCCAACCCAGGTCCTGTGGCTGGAAGTATCCAAAGTCTTCACCCAACCTCTGGGGCACCCTAAGGCCCCAGCCCAGGAGCAGTTCCACATCAGGGCAGTCCCAGGGTGGGTCCTGATGCCACCcacaggccccacctctcaatgtGGGCTCTGCCGGCTGCAGCACAGGGCCTGCCACACTGGGACCCTCACCCACACCCTGCCGTGATCTGACTGAGAGGGCGCTGGCCCAGGTTGGGGACCCAGGCCGTGGCACCCCTCTCAGTGCCCCATTCTGCAAGCCCACCTTGGTCCATGCGGCCGATGGTGGTGTACTGAGCGGCAAGGTCGGCTCGGGCTGCCGGGGTGTCGGGAACGAAGTAAGGCACCTGGGGCAGGCAGTGGGGAGCCAGGATTAGAACAGACGGACTGGGGGAGCAGTGTCCAACCTTCTCCCCGGGGCCTCCTACAAATGGATGAGCCCAGAACAGCCTCACTCTGGACCACCCCATCTCTCTACGGTTCTCTCTGTGGTCCCAAGGATGGGAACCTGAATCCAGTTTGGTCAGCGCATCTTTCTTCATCATCTAGGGCCAAGGCTGCAAGCTCGCAGGAGGCCCAGGTCCCTGAACCAGGGCCGACGGGCATCCTGAAATGCAAGAGGGGCCCGCCTACCAGCACGTCCAGTGGGTCATAGGCCTGGGGGGTCCAGTCTGGGATACGACCCATGCCGCTCTCTCCATTGCCAAACTTCTCACAGAAGGTTCCGTACTGGGGCTGGGAGTGCCCACAGCGGTGGGGGTCATGGAAGGCGACGTAGAGGAAGAAAGGCCTGCACGGGAGGAGGCCCATTGCCAAGGCTGCGGGGCCAATGCCGCCTGGCACAGGAAGCCCCTcggctctgcctcctcctctgtaTCTGGAAGTCAACCTGTGACCCTCaccgcctcagtttccccaggtcTCTTCTCCCTCTGACCAGGCTAATTCGAGTACCTGGAACCTTCTCCCCGCCCCCATTCCAGCCACGTGGGGGCCCATGTATCCCGCCTGAAGACTCCAGGCTGTGCTCTGGGACCAGTCGCCAGGCGGAAAGGGCAGGGGCCGCGACTCATACCGGTCGTCCTGAGTCTGCAGGAATTTCCGG is part of the Chlorocebus sabaeus isolate Y175 chromosome 16, mChlSab1.0.hap1, whole genome shotgun sequence genome and encodes:
- the SGSH gene encoding N-sulphoglucosamine sulphohydrolase isoform X1 encodes the protein MRRPGPACCALLLVLGLCRARPRNALLLLADDGGFESGAYNNSAIATPHLDALARRSLLFRNAFTSVSSCSPSRASLLTGLPQHQNGMYGLHQDVHHFNSFDKVRSLPLLLSQAGVRTGIIGKKHVGPEAVYPFDFAYTEENSSVLQVGRNITRIKLLVRKFLQTQDDRPFFLYVAFHDPHRCGHSQPQYGTFCEKFGNGESGMGRIPDWTPQAYDPLDVLVPYFVPDTPAARADLAAQYTTIGRMDQGVGLVLQELRDAGVLNDTLVIFTSDNGIPFPSGRTNLYWPGTAEPLLVSSPEHPKRWGQVSEAYVSLLDLTPTILDWFSIPYPSYTIFGSKTIHLTGRSLLPALEAEPLWATVFGSQSHHEVTMSYPMRSVQHRNFRLVHNLNFKMPFPIDQDFYVSPTFQDLLNRTTAGQPTGWYKDLHHYYYRARWELYDQSRDPHETQNLAADPRFAQVLEMLRAQLTKWQWETHDPWVCAPDGVLEEKLSPQCQPLHNEL
- the SGSH gene encoding N-sulphoglucosamine sulphohydrolase isoform X2 — protein: MRRPGPACCALLLVLGLCRARPRNALLLLADDGGFESGAYNNSAIATPHLDALARRSLLFRNAFTSVSSCSPSRASLLTGLPQHQNGMYGLHQDVHHFNSFDKVRSLPLLLSQAGVRTGIIGKKHVGPEAVYPFDFAYTEENSSVLQVGRNITRIKLLVRKFLQTQDDRPFFLYVAFHDPHRCGHSQPQYGTFCEKFGNGESGMGRIPDWTPQAYDPLDVLVPYFVPDTPAARADLAAQYTTIGRMDQGVGLVLQELRDAGVLNDTLVIFTSDNGIPFPSGRTNLYWPGTAEPLLVSSPEHPKRWGQVSEAYVSLLEEKDEAQRGEVSGSGLHS